One stretch of Alphaproteobacteria bacterium DNA includes these proteins:
- the bcrC gene encoding benzoyl-CoA reductase subunit C gives MGTQEIVAKCQAIFEDLNFTHAREWKKAAPNRKVIGFMPVYVPLELIHAANALPLGIMGGGDQMEVIHGDAYYQSYICRIPRSTIELGVTGRLDFVDMMLFPFVCDVIRNLSGIWKMMFPNVVSRFFDTPQNFEEKIGGTYYEHELLELKEAIEQTTGNKITDDALRNSIKLYNENRKLIWGLYDARAKEPWKFPTWELYVIMRAGIMMPVEEHNQLLKDYAAAAHQEDRPKRDNSRIVLNGSFCEQPPLNLIKSIEMAGCYVVDDDYVLVNRFLTSDVPVEGDPLKNLSLTYIKHSVETACKYVPKEEDKGQYLVERIKKCGAEGVIFAAPSFCDPALLDRPMLSHRVTEHNIPSISFKYAENSGQMQPIREQAGTFADSIKLWN, from the coding sequence ATGGGAACGCAAGAAATCGTCGCCAAGTGCCAGGCCATTTTCGAGGACTTGAACTTCACGCATGCCCGCGAATGGAAAAAGGCCGCACCCAACCGCAAGGTGATCGGCTTCATGCCGGTCTATGTGCCGCTTGAACTCATCCATGCCGCCAACGCCCTGCCGCTCGGCATCATGGGCGGCGGCGACCAGATGGAAGTGATCCATGGCGACGCCTACTATCAGTCCTATATTTGCCGTATTCCCAGGTCCACCATCGAACTGGGCGTTACGGGCCGCCTCGACTTCGTCGACATGATGCTGTTCCCCTTCGTTTGCGACGTCATTCGCAATCTGTCGGGCATCTGGAAGATGATGTTCCCGAACGTGGTGTCGCGCTTCTTCGACACGCCGCAGAATTTCGAAGAGAAGATCGGCGGCACCTATTACGAACACGAGCTGCTGGAGCTGAAGGAAGCCATCGAGCAGACGACCGGCAACAAGATCACCGACGACGCGCTTAGGAACTCGATCAAGCTGTACAACGAGAACCGCAAGCTGATCTGGGGCCTGTACGACGCCCGCGCCAAGGAACCTTGGAAGTTCCCGACCTGGGAGCTGTACGTGATCATGCGCGCCGGAATCATGATGCCGGTCGAGGAGCACAACCAGCTTTTGAAGGATTATGCCGCCGCCGCCCATCAGGAAGACCGCCCCAAGCGCGACAATTCCAGAATCGTGCTGAACGGCTCCTTCTGCGAACAGCCCCCCCTGAACCTGATCAAGTCGATCGAAATGGCGGGCTGCTACGTGGTCGATGACGACTATGTGCTGGTCAACCGCTTCTTGACCTCAGACGTGCCGGTGGAAGGCGATCCGCTCAAGAACCTGTCGCTGACCTACATCAAGCATTCGGTGGAAACCGCCTGCAAATACGTGCCGAAGGAAGAGGACAAGGGACAGTATCTGGTGGAGCGCATCAAGAAGTGCGGCGCCGAAGGCGTGATCTTCGCCGCCCCCAGCTTCTGCGACCCCGCCCTTCTCGACCGTCCGATGCTGTCGCACCGCGTGACCGAGCACAATATCCCCTCGATCTCGTTCAAGTACGCAGAAAATTCCGGCCAGATGCAGCCCATTCGCGAACAGGCCGGAACCTTCGCCGATTCGATCAAGTTGTGGAACTAG
- a CDS encoding diguanylate cyclase: protein MTIANRVGALVAAALIVFLAIDAFVLHRVVLPSFEGLDDLHAREDMRRVQAELENDLVLLDRFATDWASWDDAYAFAHDRNNAFIAGNLETKVMFEQRLALLWFVDTEGRTIWGRALDPNNSTPKPHPLFPGQQLPLDSPVLALKEIDIGLTGFVETPLGLMLIAARPIVTSHFQGPLRGYLIVGKLLDDRHFAALGKRTGSQVYGLPAALMNKDSEDAHLLSVLTPGDIRLGLDSAGGKLFATASLYDLSGRPVMLLKTAFGRQHVKLGRETLNVALLVLAISGAALMGVVYVMLHVYVSRPLKHLAHDIKYLGKASPEAREVVSDGLGEVAAVKQEVKGMLDRIAYLSHTDSLTGLPNRASFNLHASHALALARRHETQSAVLLLDLDGFKEVNETLGHEAGDRLLMAVSERLKGVLRESDSLARFGGDEFLIMAENLPAVTGAADLARRILDIFKQPLIAEDIRHSRGCSIGIAIFPNDAQTLDDLLRMADIAMYRAKSSGGNTWRCHAESLECRHEKGPENSPAPSQAES from the coding sequence TTTTGCACCGTGTCGTCTTGCCCAGCTTTGAGGGCTTGGACGACCTGCATGCCCGCGAGGACATGCGTCGCGTGCAGGCCGAGTTGGAAAACGACCTTGTTCTGCTGGATCGTTTCGCCACCGATTGGGCCTCCTGGGACGACGCCTACGCCTTTGCCCATGACCGCAACAACGCGTTCATTGCGGGCAATCTTGAAACGAAGGTGATGTTCGAACAGCGTCTGGCGCTGCTGTGGTTCGTCGATACCGAAGGCCGCACGATTTGGGGACGCGCCCTTGATCCGAACAATTCGACGCCCAAGCCGCATCCGCTTTTTCCCGGTCAGCAATTGCCGCTGGACAGTCCCGTTCTGGCCTTGAAGGAAATCGACATCGGCCTGACCGGCTTTGTCGAGACGCCCTTGGGCCTGATGCTGATCGCCGCCAGGCCCATCGTGACCAGCCATTTCCAAGGGCCACTGCGCGGTTATCTGATCGTTGGGAAATTGCTAGATGACCGTCATTTCGCGGCCTTGGGCAAAAGAACCGGCAGTCAGGTCTATGGGCTTCCCGCCGCGCTGATGAACAAGGATTCCGAAGACGCGCATCTCTTGTCCGTTTTGACGCCTGGCGACATTCGCCTTGGCTTGGATTCAGCGGGCGGCAAACTGTTCGCCACGGCATCGCTGTACGATCTGAGCGGGCGCCCCGTGATGCTTCTGAAAACCGCCTTCGGCCGTCAGCATGTCAAGCTGGGTCGGGAAACGCTGAATGTGGCCTTGCTGGTTCTGGCGATCAGCGGAGCGGCATTGATGGGGGTGGTCTATGTCATGCTCCATGTCTATGTTTCACGCCCGCTCAAACATTTGGCCCATGACATCAAATATCTGGGAAAGGCCAGCCCTGAAGCCAGAGAGGTCGTTTCCGACGGCCTGGGCGAGGTGGCCGCCGTCAAGCAGGAAGTCAAGGGCATGCTGGACCGCATCGCCTATCTGTCGCACACCGACAGCCTGACCGGCCTGCCCAATCGGGCGTCGTTCAATTTGCATGCGTCGCATGCCTTGGCCTTGGCCCGGCGGCACGAAACGCAATCGGCGGTCCTTCTTTTGGATCTGGACGGGTTCAAGGAAGTCAACGAGACCTTGGGCCACGAGGCCGGAGACCGGTTGCTTATGGCTGTTTCCGAGCGATTGAAGGGGGTTCTGCGTGAAAGCGACAGTCTGGCCCGTTTCGGGGGCGACGAATTTCTGATCATGGCCGAGAATCTTCCCGCCGTCACCGGCGCCGCCGATCTGGCCCGGCGCATTCTGGATATTTTCAAACAGCCGCTGATCGCCGAGGATATCCGCCATAGCCGCGGCTGCAGCATCGGCATCGCCATTTTTCCCAATGACGCCCAAACGCTGGACGACCTGTTGCGGATGGCCGACATCGCCATGTACCGGGCGAAGTCATCGGGCGGCAATACATGGCGTTGCCATGCCGAAAGCCTGGAATGCAGGCACGAAAAAGGGCCGGAGAATTCTCCGGCCCCTTCGCAAGCTGAAAGCTGA
- the bcrB gene encoding benzoyl-CoA reductase subunit B, translating into MSADKNVIKEESMIIQKEMISRNYDAITSKMETGRKMASTFVPGNLNELVRCFDMLNNLPEINAIQAGMRKLTGGYIMEAEKGGHSEDVCTYVKADIGQLGKGNIAPNGKPYPDPDVLLLSYTGCYTFMKWFELLREQYKCPTVMIHVPYQGDGNWTMNMRDYIVKQLKDEVIPTFEKISGVKFDIDRLREMMALSAKAEDDLVWVIETAKHKPSPIDAYFGAVYYVGPIFSAFRGTQEAVDYYKVLKKEIQYRIDNKMGPITPEGEMKEQKYRIVVEGPPNWTNFREFWKMFYDEGAVVVASSYSKVGGTYDMGFRHDPKNPLESLAEYCLGCYTNRNLPTRVEILEKYINDYEADGLLTNSIKSCNSFSAGQLMMMREVEKRTGKPGAFIETDLVDPRYFSAANVKNRLESYFQMIEQKRRGVKSAA; encoded by the coding sequence ATGAGCGCCGACAAGAACGTCATCAAAGAAGAATCGATGATCATCCAAAAAGAGATGATCTCCAGAAACTACGACGCCATCACCAGCAAGATGGAAACCGGCCGGAAAATGGCCAGCACCTTCGTGCCCGGCAACTTGAACGAACTGGTGCGTTGTTTTGACATGTTGAACAACCTGCCGGAAATCAACGCCATTCAGGCAGGCATGCGCAAACTGACGGGCGGCTACATCATGGAAGCCGAAAAGGGCGGCCATTCCGAAGACGTCTGCACCTATGTGAAGGCCGACATCGGACAGTTGGGCAAGGGCAACATCGCGCCCAACGGCAAGCCCTACCCCGACCCCGACGTGCTGCTGCTGTCCTACACTGGCTGCTACACGTTCATGAAGTGGTTCGAACTGCTGCGTGAGCAGTACAAGTGCCCGACCGTCATGATCCACGTCCCCTATCAGGGCGACGGCAATTGGACCATGAACATGCGCGATTACATCGTCAAGCAGTTGAAGGACGAGGTCATCCCCACCTTCGAGAAGATTTCGGGCGTCAAGTTCGACATCGATAGGCTTCGCGAGATGATGGCCCTGTCGGCCAAGGCGGAAGACGATCTGGTCTGGGTGATCGAGACCGCCAAGCACAAGCCCTCGCCCATCGACGCCTATTTCGGCGCTGTGTATTACGTGGGGCCGATCTTCTCGGCCTTCCGCGGCACGCAGGAAGCCGTCGATTACTACAAGGTGCTGAAGAAGGAAATTCAGTACCGCATCGACAACAAGATGGGTCCCATCACGCCGGAAGGCGAGATGAAGGAGCAGAAGTACCGCATCGTCGTCGAAGGCCCGCCCAACTGGACCAACTTCCGCGAATTCTGGAAGATGTTCTACGACGAGGGCGCGGTGGTGGTCGCCAGTTCCTATTCCAAGGTCGGCGGCACCTACGACATGGGCTTCCGCCACGATCCCAAGAACCCCTTGGAAAGCCTGGCCGAATACTGCCTGGGTTGCTACACCAACCGCAACCTGCCCACGCGCGTGGAAATTCTCGAGAAATACATCAACGACTATGAAGCCGACGGCTTGCTGACCAACTCGATCAAGAGCTGCAACAGCTTCTCGGCCGGTCAGTTGATGATGATGCGCGAAGTCGAGAAACGCACCGGCAAGCCCGGCGCCTTCATCGAAACCGATCTGGTCGATCCCCGCTATTTCTCGGCGGCCAACGTCAAGAATCGCCTGGAAAGCTATTTCCAGATGATCGAGCAAAAGCGTCGCGGCGTGAAGTCGGCCGCCTGA
- the bcrA gene encoding benzoyl-CoA reductase subunit A, giving the protein MRCFIGIDLGSTTTKSVLMDENMKVLGRGITGSRSNYDIAAAVTKQEAKIGTRFTLFRDKLASNGKAQDAEHLIGDLERTFRMEQFLYMLSELESTCDGFVSGPRVVGKESVIREALDAVFKSLRQEAIGIYGPNAARKSDFFRDIAGSRYMALAEDIAKKADLNFDLLVNIYDKSINEIENRMSSDDDVSKWFVKALDRVLADGSTLNKENITSAMNDTLSIPLDETYVVGTGYGRVRLPFPKEHIRSEILCHGLGAHMMYPGTRTVLDIGGQDTKGIQVDDQGIVENFQMNDRCAAGCGRYLGYIANEMNMGLHELGPMAMKANKVSRINSTCTVFAGAELRDRLSLGEKREDILAGLHRAIILRAMSILSRAGGIRDEFTFTGGVAKNDAAVRELHKLVEENYGKLKINIDPDSIYTGALGGATFAHRACN; this is encoded by the coding sequence ATGCGTTGCTTTATCGGAATCGACTTAGGCTCGACCACGACCAAGTCCGTGCTGATGGACGAGAATATGAAGGTCCTGGGCCGCGGCATCACGGGATCGCGCTCGAACTACGACATCGCCGCCGCCGTGACCAAGCAGGAGGCCAAGATCGGCACCCGCTTCACGCTGTTTCGCGACAAGCTGGCCAGCAACGGCAAGGCCCAGGACGCCGAACATCTGATCGGCGACCTGGAACGGACCTTCCGCATGGAGCAGTTCCTGTACATGTTGTCGGAACTTGAATCCACCTGCGACGGTTTCGTTTCCGGCCCCCGCGTGGTGGGCAAGGAAAGCGTCATCCGCGAGGCCTTGGACGCCGTGTTCAAGAGCTTGCGCCAGGAGGCCATCGGCATCTACGGCCCCAACGCGGCGCGCAAGTCCGACTTCTTTCGCGATATCGCCGGTTCGCGCTACATGGCGCTGGCCGAGGACATCGCCAAGAAGGCCGATCTCAACTTCGATCTTCTGGTCAACATCTACGACAAGTCGATCAACGAGATCGAAAACCGCATGTCGTCGGACGATGACGTTTCCAAATGGTTCGTCAAAGCCCTGGACCGCGTTCTGGCCGACGGCAGCACGCTGAACAAGGAAAACATCACCTCGGCGATGAACGACACTTTGTCGATCCCGCTCGACGAAACCTATGTCGTCGGCACCGGCTATGGCCGCGTGCGCCTGCCCTTCCCCAAAGAGCATATCCGCTCGGAAATTCTGTGCCACGGCTTGGGCGCCCACATGATGTATCCGGGTACCCGCACCGTGCTGGACATCGGCGGCCAGGACACCAAGGGCATCCAGGTCGATGACCAGGGCATCGTCGAGAACTTCCAGATGAACGACCGTTGCGCCGCCGGCTGCGGACGTTATCTCGGCTACATCGCCAACGAAATGAACATGGGCCTGCACGAATTGGGGCCGATGGCGATGAAGGCCAACAAAGTGTCTCGCATCAATTCGACCTGCACAGTGTTCGCGGGCGCCGAATTGCGCGATCGCCTGTCGCTGGGCGAAAAGCGCGAAGACATCCTGGCCGGTCTGCACCGCGCCATCATCCTGCGCGCCATGTCGATCCTGTCTCGCGCGGGCGGCATTCGCGACGAATTCACCTTCACCGGCGGCGTGGCCAAGAACGACGCCGCCGTGCGCGAACTGCACAAGCTGGTCGAAGAGAATTACGGCAAGCTGAAAATCAACATCGACCCCGATTCGATCTATACCGGGGCCTTGGGCGGCGCCACCTTCGCGCACCGCGCCTGTAATTGA
- the oah gene encoding 6-oxocyclohex-1-ene-1-carbonyl-CoA hydratase, which yields MTATTAAIVKATAPAELKDHNLAPLNKAPGVIFEKRPAKNHDGSVVPGLYNAWIILDNQKQFNSYTTDMVKNVILAFREASNMRDVGAVVFTGAGDKAFCTGGNTKEYAEYYAGNPQEYRQYMRLFNDMVSSILGCDKPVICRVNGMRIGGGQEIGMACDFSVAQDLARFGQAGPKHGSAPIGGATDFLPVMIGCEQAMVSGSLCVPWSAHKAYRTGIIMDVVPGLKVDGNYVPNPLVVTDRYLDEFGRIILGEPKTGDDLKKGKEILSKGVVDLSALDAKVDELCGMILHTFPDCFTKTIVELRKPKINAWNANKENSRDWLGLNMMTEARTGFRAFNEGPKDNREIDFVALRQALAAGVPWTAELVESLMPKA from the coding sequence ATGACCGCCACCACCGCCGCCATCGTCAAAGCCACCGCTCCGGCCGAACTCAAGGACCATAATCTGGCCCCCTTGAACAAGGCGCCCGGCGTGATCTTCGAAAAGCGCCCGGCCAAGAATCACGACGGATCGGTCGTTCCCGGGCTGTACAACGCCTGGATCATTCTGGACAACCAGAAGCAGTTCAATTCCTACACCACCGACATGGTCAAGAACGTCATTCTGGCGTTCCGCGAGGCATCCAACATGCGCGACGTCGGCGCCGTGGTTTTCACGGGCGCAGGCGACAAGGCCTTCTGCACCGGCGGCAACACCAAGGAATATGCCGAATATTATGCCGGCAATCCGCAGGAATACCGCCAGTACATGCGCCTATTCAACGACATGGTCTCGTCGATCCTGGGCTGCGACAAGCCGGTGATTTGCCGCGTCAACGGCATGCGCATCGGCGGCGGCCAAGAAATCGGCATGGCCTGCGACTTCTCGGTGGCCCAGGATCTGGCCCGCTTCGGCCAGGCCGGTCCCAAGCACGGTTCGGCCCCCATCGGCGGCGCCACCGACTTCCTGCCGGTCATGATCGGCTGCGAGCAGGCGATGGTTTCCGGATCTCTGTGCGTGCCCTGGTCGGCCCACAAGGCCTATCGCACCGGCATCATCATGGACGTCGTGCCCGGCCTGAAGGTGGACGGCAATTACGTGCCCAATCCGCTGGTCGTCACCGACCGTTATCTCGACGAATTCGGCCGCATCATCCTGGGCGAACCCAAGACCGGCGACGACCTGAAAAAGGGCAAGGAAATCCTGTCCAAGGGCGTGGTCGACCTGTCGGCCCTGGACGCCAAGGTCGATGAGCTGTGCGGCATGATCCTGCACACTTTCCCCGATTGCTTCACCAAGACCATCGTGGAATTGCGCAAGCCCAAGATCAATGCCTGGAACGCCAACAAGGAAAACAGCCGCGACTGGCTGGGCCTGAACATGATGACCGAAGCGCGCACGGGTTTCCGCGCCTTCAACGAAGGCCCCAAGGACAACCGCGAAATCGATTTCGTGGCCCTGCGCCAAGCCCTGGCTGCCGGCGTGCCCTGGACGGCCGAACTGGTCGAAAGCCTGATGCCGAAGGCATGA
- a CDS encoding cyclohexa-1,5-dienecarbonyl-CoA hydratase, whose translation MSDTPLKVTLDRDGRLLRLRLNQPKANIVDAAMIAALSKALADHAGHKHLRAVLLEHEGPHFSFGASVAEHMPDQCAQMLKSLHALILQMVAYPAPILVAIKGQCLGGGLEVALAGHLMFVANDAKLGQPEVQLAVFAPAASCLLPERMPRAIAEDMLYSGRSISGAEAAAFGLANSASDDPEAAALAYFDATLAKHSASTLRFAVLAARQDMIQRVAAKIAYVEDLYLKGLMATKDAVEGLTAFVEKRPARWEDQ comes from the coding sequence ATGAGCGACACCCCTTTGAAGGTTACGCTGGACCGCGACGGAAGGCTGCTTCGGCTGCGCTTGAATCAGCCGAAGGCCAACATCGTGGATGCGGCCATGATCGCGGCCCTGTCCAAGGCGCTGGCCGATCATGCGGGCCACAAGCATTTGCGCGCCGTTCTTCTTGAACATGAAGGGCCGCATTTCAGCTTCGGGGCCAGCGTGGCCGAACATATGCCCGATCAGTGCGCCCAGATGCTGAAATCGCTGCACGCCCTGATCTTGCAGATGGTCGCCTATCCGGCTCCGATCCTGGTCGCCATCAAGGGGCAATGTCTGGGCGGCGGGTTGGAAGTGGCGCTGGCCGGACATCTGATGTTCGTGGCCAACGACGCCAAGCTGGGACAGCCGGAAGTTCAATTGGCGGTGTTCGCGCCAGCCGCCTCCTGCCTGCTGCCCGAGCGCATGCCCAGGGCCATCGCCGAAGACATGCTCTATTCCGGTCGTTCGATCAGCGGCGCCGAGGCGGCGGCCTTTGGCTTGGCCAACAGCGCATCCGATGATCCCGAGGCGGCGGCGCTGGCCTATTTCGACGCCACGCTGGCCAAGCATTCGGCATCCACCCTGCGCTTTGCCGTTCTGGCCGCCCGCCAAGACATGATCCAGCGCGTCGCCGCCAAGATCGCCTATGTCGAAGATCTGTATCTGAAAGGTTTGATGGCGACCAAGGATGCCGTCGAAGGTCTCACCGCTTTTGTCGAAAAACGTCCCGCCCGCTGGGAGGATCAGTAA
- the bcrD gene encoding benzoyl-CoA reductase subunit D: MSTLYTAGIDIGSGAVKAVVFKHENGKETWISKRVERIRTRDPLLLAREIYEGVLADAGVSESDIAYMATTGDAENLKFSTGHFYSMTTHGRGGLYLVPEARAVLDVGALNGRAIRVDQRGKVENYRMTSQCASGSGQFLENIARYLGIAQDEIGSLSKQADNPEKVSSICAVLAETDVINMVSRGISAPNILKGIHLSMATRLAKLLKTIGTKDGVAVMTGGLAIDEGLIGALNEALVEEKMNIVVKGHSDSIYAGAVGAALWGAFRHEKLARLGQLATAA, encoded by the coding sequence ATGAGCACGCTATACACTGCGGGTATCGACATCGGCTCGGGCGCCGTGAAGGCCGTCGTTTTCAAGCATGAAAACGGCAAGGAAACCTGGATCTCCAAGCGGGTCGAGCGCATCCGCACCCGCGATCCCCTGCTTCTCGCCCGTGAAATCTACGAGGGCGTGCTGGCCGATGCGGGCGTCTCGGAATCGGACATCGCCTATATGGCGACCACGGGCGACGCCGAGAATCTGAAATTCTCGACCGGGCATTTCTATTCCATGACCACCCATGGGCGCGGCGGCCTCTATCTGGTTCCGGAAGCCCGCGCCGTGCTGGATGTCGGGGCCTTGAACGGCCGCGCCATCCGGGTCGATCAACGCGGCAAAGTCGAGAATTACCGCATGACCAGCCAGTGCGCCTCGGGTTCCGGCCAGTTTCTGGAGAATATTGCCCGTTACTTAGGCATCGCCCAGGACGAAATCGGATCGCTGTCAAAACAGGCAGACAATCCCGAGAAAGTGTCGTCGATCTGCGCCGTGTTGGCGGAAACCGACGTCATCAACATGGTGTCGCGCGGCATTAGCGCTCCTAACATCTTGAAAGGCATCCATCTTTCGATGGCAACCCGCTTGGCCAAGCTCTTGAAGACCATCGGCACCAAGGATGGCGTGGCGGTCATGACCGGCGGCCTTGCAATTGACGAAGGGCTGATCGGCGCTTTGAACGAAGCTCTGGTCGAGGAAAAGATGAACATAGTTGTCAAAGGCCACTCAGATTCGATATATGCAGGCGCAGTCGGCGCCGCGCTCTGGGGTGCCTTCCGTCATGAAAAGCTGGCCCGCTTGGGGCAGTTGGCCACGGCGGCCTGA
- a CDS encoding YfhL family 4Fe-4S dicluster ferredoxin, with amino-acid sequence MALLINEDCTCCDACVPVCPNKAISAGDTIYLIDPAKCTECVGAEDSPQCQLVCPADSIVQDPKHVETKDQLEAKYKSLH; translated from the coding sequence ATGGCTCTGTTGATTAACGAAGATTGCACCTGCTGCGACGCCTGCGTGCCTGTCTGCCCGAACAAGGCGATTTCGGCTGGCGACACCATCTATCTCATCGATCCGGCCAAGTGCACGGAATGTGTGGGCGCTGAAGACAGCCCGCAGTGCCAGTTGGTCTGCCCGGCTGATTCCATCGTCCAAGACCCCAAGCATGTCGAGACGAAGGACCAGTTGGAAGCCAAGTACAAGTCGCTGCACTGA
- the had gene encoding 6-hydroxycyclohex-1-ene-1-carbonyl-CoA dehydrogenase, producing the protein MSGAFRWIMTGTGQPMVKEAFTPEPKDGEVVVEVAGCGVCHTDLGYYYDGVRLNHPLPLALGHEISGYVRAAGKGAEHWIGKPVLVPAVTPCGTCDLCKSGKGTICRAQKMPGNDIQGGFASHIVVHSHGLCPVDLDKLKKAGLELADISVVADAVTTPYQAVLQADIKPGSLAVVIGVGGVGGYCVQMAAAFGATVVALDVDAKKLEAISKHGAAKTINVREVEAKDLKKIIGAFAKEQGLPSTCWTILECSGTAAGQGTAWNLLVHGATLCVVGFTMDKVEVRLSNLMAFHARVLGNWGCLVENYPAALDMVLSGKVQVKPFVEHHPLAQINEIFDAVHSHKLSRRAILIP; encoded by the coding sequence ATGAGCGGCGCCTTTCGTTGGATAATGACCGGAACAGGCCAGCCCATGGTCAAGGAAGCCTTCACGCCCGAACCGAAAGACGGCGAAGTCGTCGTCGAGGTGGCGGGCTGCGGCGTCTGCCATACGGACCTTGGCTATTATTATGACGGCGTGCGCCTGAACCATCCCCTGCCCCTGGCCCTGGGCCACGAGATCAGCGGCTATGTGAGGGCGGCGGGCAAAGGTGCTGAACATTGGATCGGCAAGCCGGTGCTGGTTCCCGCCGTCACGCCTTGCGGCACTTGCGACCTGTGCAAGAGCGGCAAAGGCACCATCTGCCGCGCCCAGAAAATGCCGGGCAACGACATTCAGGGCGGCTTCGCCAGCCATATCGTCGTCCATTCGCATGGCCTGTGCCCGGTCGATCTCGACAAACTGAAGAAAGCCGGTCTGGAACTGGCCGACATTTCCGTGGTGGCCGATGCCGTCACCACCCCCTATCAGGCTGTGCTGCAGGCCGACATCAAGCCGGGTTCTCTGGCGGTGGTGATCGGAGTCGGCGGCGTCGGCGGCTATTGCGTCCAGATGGCGGCCGCCTTCGGCGCCACGGTGGTGGCACTTGATGTTGACGCGAAGAAGCTGGAAGCCATTTCCAAGCATGGTGCGGCCAAGACCATCAATGTCCGCGAGGTCGAGGCCAAGGACTTAAAGAAGATCATCGGCGCTTTCGCCAAGGAACAGGGCCTGCCCAGCACCTGCTGGACCATCTTGGAATGTTCGGGCACCGCCGCCGGTCAAGGAACCGCCTGGAACCTTCTGGTGCATGGCGCCACGCTGTGCGTGGTGGGTTTCACCATGGACAAGGTGGAAGTGCGACTTTCCAACCTGATGGCCTTCCACGCCCGCGTGCTGGGCAATTGGGGCTGTCTGGTCGAAAACTATCCGGCGGCGCTGGATATGGTGCTGAGCGGCAAGGTGCAGGTGAAGCCCTTCGTCGAGCATCACCCGCTTGCCCAAATCAACGAAATCTTCGACGCCGTGCACAGCCACAAGCTGTCGCGCCGCGCCATTCTCATTCCTTAA